CCGCTGATCGGCAAAGCGCTCGGCAGTGACGACGCCGAGCAGGTCGCTCGCCGAGGTGGCTCGAACCTCGACGTACGGCGCTTCCTGCCGCGTGCGCGCGACGATCAGCCCGTATTGACCGGCACCGAGCGCCAGCAGCACCGCGCACGCGCCGACGGTGCGAATCGACCAGATCCGGTAGCCGCGCGTGAGCGCGTAGGCGGCGAACGCCGGCACGACCCCGACGATGGTGAGGTGGTTGCCGAGTCCGAACGCGAACGCGCCAAAGGCGGCGACCAGCCAGCCTGACCTGCCGCGCGCCCCCCACGCGAGCAACAGGGTGATGACCAGTCCGGCCATCACGGCCGCGAGGCTGTACACCTCGGCGAACACGGCGCTGCGCCAGAAGCTCGCCCCCGTCGCCAGTCCCATTGCGGCGCACGCCGCCGTCCAACGGGTCGCGCCGAGCTGTCTTGCGATCGCGTACGCGAGAGCGCACGCGATGGCTGCCATCACCGCGGAGAAGAGATTCGCGCGGTAGGCGATCGTGCCGATGGGGATGGCGGTGAAGACGTGCGACAGCAGAACGTAGAGCGGATAGCCGGGCGGGTGCGGAATGCCGAGCACGTAGCCGATGAATTGAAACTTCGGCGTGTCTTCGGGGCCGCCGAAGTCAGGCTGCAGGGTCGCGGCGAACAGCGCCAGACTGCCCGCGGCAACCGCGAGCCCGAGGAGGACGTCGCTCGTCAGCCCGGTCCGGATCGCGCGCCGTGCCGAGGTCAGGGCAGAGCGCGCCTTCACCGCCGCGACCGCGCTACCAGATTCCGTTGGCGTCTTTGATCGCACCGAGCAGGATGGCCTTCCGGACGTCTTCGATGGTCGCCAGGCCGCCGGGGGCGCGGCCTCCCCACTCGAATCGCGTCGCCGCCGGGCTCCACTGGAACAGCGCGACGTGCCACGTGGGCGCGGCGCCGCCGCGCTCGTAGTAGACGAGGCAGTGATGATCGTTCGCGCATCCCGCGACGGCCAGCCGCCGCCGCGGCAGGTTCGGCTTCGCGCGACTGGCAGCGGCTTGAAACTCGGCTCCGGGTTCGGCGATGTCAAGCGACGCGCTGCCGAACAACCGGCGCAGCTCGTCGCGGACACCGAGCGGCAATCCGGTGGTGGAGGTGACAATCGCGAAGCGCTCGCTGGTCAGGTGCGCGCGCAGCGCGGGCCCGGGCAGCATCGCGCCAGGGGCGTTCTGCGTGCCCGCGATCAGCGCCGACCACAGGCTCAGCCAGACTGCGCAGAGCCCCAATGCCGGCGCGTCCGTCACTTCGCCAGCGGATCCGGCCGCAACTGGAACTTCACCACCTTGCTGGTGGTCCCCTTGCCGGTCTCCATGTGGAACGGCGCGCGGGTGCTGACGGTGGACCAGATGCCGCGCCCTTTCCATCCTCCGGACGGTTCGTCGATGCGGCCGTCCACCCATTTCGTGTAGTAGCCGAGCGGATAGGGCACGCGCATGACGACCCACTTGCCGTCTTTCAGCGCAAGCAGCGCCTCCGCACCGTTGCCGGTGTTGATCGGCGTGTTGGCGCCGAGGCCCGAGACGTCGAACTGATCGACCCACGTGTAGTAGCTGGCGCCGGCGCTGCCTGGATCGGTCACGCCTTTGAGCTGCGGCAACGGCTCCGTGTAGAGCGCCCAGCCCTCGGGACAATGCCGCCCGGTCGCGGCCGGACCGTTGAGCGGTCCCTTGCACTTGCGCCGATCGAAGCTCGCGAGATGCCCGCTCGCGAGCGCCGCCCAGTAGACGCCGTTTCGATCGACGTCGCCGCCGCGCGGCGAGAACGCGGGATTCTTCGGATCGTCGAACGGCGGCTCGAACACCTCCGCGAGCGCCGTTTCGGGCGGATTCGCGCCTGGAACGAGCCTCACCACCGCACCGGGCATCCCCAGGCTGGTGCCCCAGATCGAGCCGTCCGGCGCCGGCGCGACGGCGTAGAGCCCGCCGCCGTAGCGCGTGTCCTTCGCCGGATCGCGCGGCTGGTTCGGCTCGACGTAGGCGTCGCGCCTGCCATTGCCGTTCGTATCGAGAATCAGCGCGGTCCACCCCTGCGACTTCGCTTCGTCGTGCGTCTCGTCGAACAGACGCGTGTTGAGCCAGCCGACCACCGGACCGCCGCCGCTCGTCCACAGCGTGTCGTTGGCGTCTTCCGCGAACATCAGATGATGCGTGCTGAAGCAGGTGCTGATGTGCGTGAGCTGCTTCGTGGCCGGATCGTAGACCGCGAGATGACGCGATGCGTTGTTGACCGGGAACAGTTTCGCCGACGGATGATCCGAGCCGGCCTTGCAGAAATCCGGATTGGCCGGCGGCCGGACCGCAGACGTGATCCACACGCGTCCCTTGCCGTCGAACATCGGGTTGTGCACGTTGTTGCGGCTCGTCCAGATCGGTTCGCTGCCCCAGTAGGGCGAGGGGGCCGCCATGTCCGCGGACGTCGGGCGCGTCGCCGGGTCGCGCACGGTGAGCGGCACGCGCGCGGCGGCGTTGCGCGCGGGATCGAGCACGGGCAGGTAGTCGGCGCTGAGCTCCAGCGCGCCGTAGATCAAGCCGTTGGCATTGAGCCGCGGGTTGCGCCGATCCGTCGACACCTCGTCGTGCAGGTAGGCCTTCGGATCCGCCCAGTCCCACTCGGTAATGACGACGTTGCGCTCGAGGCCTTGCGGCCGGGACGGCGCCGGCGGAAGTTCTCCCTTGCCGATCCGGTCCGACCAGTCGGCGAACATGGTCAAGGCGCGTTCCATGCCCAGCGAGGTCATGCCCTGCATCATGTTGGCGCCCGCCTGCCCCGACAGGATCCGCCGCTGCCACCCGTCGGCCGACGACGTCGCGTGCAGCGCGGCCGGAATCTCGCGCGTCGCCTTCGTGCCCAGCGCGTGACACGCCCAGCAGGTTCCCGACTTGAGCGTTCTCAGGAAGTCCGCCTGCGTCTTCATGCCGGGGGCGATGCCGTTCGCGCCGGTGCCGGGGAACTCGTTCTTGCCGGGCACCTGCATCAGCGAGAACCAGTGCCCGGCCGGGTAGTACTGAGCGGCGGCCCGCGCATCCGGCGCGGGGATCGCCGTGAGATTGACGCGCGCGCCCGGCGCGCTCTTGACGTGCGCGGAGTCGACGAGCCCGTACCCGCGCACCCAGACGTCGTAGTTCGCCTTGGGCAGGTCCGGCAGCACGTAGCGGCCCCGGTCGTCGGTGACGACGATGCGGACGAATCGCGTCGGCAGATCCGCCGTCTCGGCAATCACCCAGACGCCCGCTTCCGGACCCGTGCGGCTCGTCACCACCCCGCCGATGTCGTCGGCATCGATGGCCACGGCGGCGTTCGCCCCCGGCGCCGCGCCGCGCTGCGCGAGGCCGCTTGCGCTCCCGATGACGACGGCGAGCGCTGTCAAGCCGAACGGTACAGCGAGCTTCATGGTAACGCCTCCTCGACGGCCGCAGCCGTGTGGAACGACAGTATAGGCGTGCGGGTCGCCAGGGTCATCCGCCGCCGCACTCGCGATGGCTGAGGCATGCTTTCTGCTTCGTCGTCCAGCGCTCTCCCCCAGCGCCCGATCGTCACCGGCTCCCGCGCCTCCTTCGTGAACAGTTTGGAACGCACCGTTACCAAACTGCAGTCACGTCGCGCTTCATCGCCGCAGGAGTGCCACATGCGCACACTCGACCCGGGTCGCCGACGAATCCTTCTGAGCGCGGTCTTCGTGCTGCTCTTCGCCGTTGAAGCGCGCGCCGGATCCACCTCGCTCCTGCTGACCGGCGATCCGGGAGATTACATCACCGGCGGCCGCACCATGTACTTCACCGCGGCGGACGGGGCGTTCACGGCATACAGGAATTACGACAACGGCGTCAGCATCGGGTTCAACACGCCGAACTTCGGTCATTGGTGGTACCTGAACTTCGCCGCCGCCGGCGATCAGTACCTGACGCCCGGGGTTTATGCCAACGCGATCCGATGGCCATTTCAGTTGTCGACGCCCGGCCTCTCGATCTACGGCGACGGGCGCGGCTGCAACGTCCTGAGCGGCAGTTTCGAGGTCAAGGAAGTCGTATACGGGCCCGGCGCACCGGGCACGGCAGGCAGCGTGCTCGCCTTCCGCGCGACCTTCGAGCAGCACTGCGAGGGGTGGGCCGCCGCCGCGCGTGGGGAAATCCGCTACAACGCGACGGTCGCGATCGACATGACCGCGCCGAGCACGATGAGCGTGCTCGAACGGCAGCCGGTGGCCTTCACCGTCCGCGCCGCCGATACGGACGGGCGCCACGTGGCGCTGAGCGCAGCCGGCGTTCCGCAAGGCGCGCTGTTCGTGGACAACGGCGACAATACCGGGACGTTCTCGTGGCTGCCGCTCGAGGGTCAGGCCGGCACCTACCTGCTGACCTTCCGCGGCGACAACGGCGCCGGCCAGGTCGAGACGATCTACACGGCGCTCGACGTGATCGCCGTGCCGCCGCTGAACGACGACTTCAGCTCGCCGATCGTCATCGAGCAGTTCCCGTACACGAACGTGCAGACAACGGCGAAGGCCACCTCGTCGTACGACGATCCCTTCTGCGCCGGCTCCACGCACACGGTGTGGTACGCGTTCACGCCGTCGAACGACATGCGGGTCGAGTTCAATACCTTTGGCAGCGACTACGACACGACGCTCGCCGTCTACACCGGCCGGCGCGGCGCGCTGTCCCAGGTCGCGTGCAACGACAACGCCGGGGGCGCGCAATCGCGCGTGCGCTTCGACGCGCAGGCTGGCGTGACCTACTGGATCATGGCCGGCGGGTATTACTGGGCGTCGAGCGGACGGCTGCAGCTGAACCTGCTCCAGGCGCCGCCACCGCTGACGATCGCCCTGGCGCTCACCGAATCCGGCGGGGTCGATCCGACGACCGGTCAAGCCGTCGTAGGCGGCAGCATCACCTGCTCGCGTCCGCTGCTCGTCTCGATCTCAGGACAGCTGAAACAGGATCATGCGCAGTCCTCGCTCACCGGCCGTTTCGCGCTCGTCGTGGCGTGCGACGGTACGACCGACTGGACCGCGGCTGTCGTGACATCTCCGGGGGTGTTCCAGGGGCGCGCCGCTGACCTGTTCGTCGCCGGCCGTGCGCATGTGACCGCAACCGCCGAGGCGCTCGACGAGGACACGGGAGAGAAGGTGCAGAGCAATGCCGCCGTCCGTGTCGTGCTGCGCGGCGGCGTGAGGTAAACCGTCGGCCGAGCGGGGTCGACCCGCTCGGCCGCGTACGATCATCGCTCGCGCCGGACCTCGATCCGCCGGATGACCTGATTGCCGGGGAGCAGCCGTCCGGACCCCGTCAGCCGATCGCCGTTCACGACGAGACGCCAGACGGTCTTCACCGCCGGACTGGAGAACTCCGCCTTCCAGCACGCTTCGCCGGCGTCGTAGGCGAGCTCCAGCTCACCCATGGGTTCGCGCTTGCCCGCGACGATCTTGTCGGCCTTCCACCGAACCGAGCCGCCCCGGGACCCGGCGGTGAACTCGTAGACGACCGTTTCGTCGCGGCAGGCCGGGGCCGCGACGCGATCCGTACACGTGGACGTCCCGCGCCACGTGCCAATCAGCTGGGCCGGAGCCGGAGCGTCGACTGCGGCGCCCTGGGCAGCCGCGATAACCATGACGAGTCCAATCAGCGATGCGGTCATGTGGTTGCCTCCTCAGTTGGCCGCGCCCGTTTGAATCCACCCGCGGCGCCGCGCCCGCCACCACCCGAGATAGCGGCGCGCGCCGAGATGGGTGAGCACCAGAGCGCCGAGGCCGCAGACCAGGCCGATGAGAATTACCCAGTTGCCGCCTGCGGGCGTGCCCTCCGCGGGGAACAGGATCCCGAGGCTGGTCGGAAGACTCTCCGGACCGTTCACGCGCCAGAAGCCGACGTTATTGGGGAAGATCGGTTTCAGGATCGCGATCGCCAGAAACGCCGCGCCGGTCAGGTACCCGACCATCAGGGCGAGCACCGCCAGGAACCCCGCGACCGACGTCAACGCGACCTGCCAGATCGCGCGCACCATCGGGATCACCCCTCCGGTGACGACCGCCTCGTCGACGACGCGCTCGGTGGAGTAGGCCTGCGCCACGCGCAGCGGCGGCCCGACTTCGGCGAGGATCTGCTCGAGCGCGCCGCGCTCGTCCGCGCCGGCGGGCACCGCGGCGATCCGCTCGCGCAGGTGCGACTCGATTTCGCGCCGCGCGTCTTCGACCACGGCGCGCGGCAGCGCCAGCGCCAGCGATCGCTCGAGCACGTAGAGATATCCGCGGAGCCGTGACTCGCCCGTCTCAGTGAGAACCACGCCCATTCCTCTCTGCTTCGGCAATCAGCCGTTCGATCTTGCCTCCGAGCGCACGCCACTCGCCGATCATCTCCGCCAGCCGCTTCGCTCCCATGCGCGTCAGCCGGTAGTACTTGCGCGCGTGCGGCGCCTCCCCTTCCACCCACTCGGCGGCGAGCAGCCCCTCGCGCGTGAGCCGGCCGAGGATCGGATAGATGGTGCCTTCGGTCACCACCAGGTCGGTGAAGGCTTCCAGGTGCTGGATGATCGACAGGCCGTAGCGGGGCCCCGGTGAAACGGTGAGGAGAATGGCGAGGTCGAGGCTCCCGCGCCGAAGCTGTTCGTGCCAGGTGTCGAGCGGCATACCTTGTGTCACAAGGCTTTGACGCGGCCGGAGAGCGAAAGTTCCGAGAGCGTCACGGCTGCATAGGGAGTACGTGACCTACGCGCCGGGCGCCCGGTATCCGATCCTGCCGGCTTTCCGCATCGCCTCCATCGTCTCGTCCACCGTCAGCAGCACGGTCGTGTCGAAGGCGCTGAGCGCACCGCCGCCGCTGATCGCCAGGGCCACCGCCGCCATCGACACATTGTCGGGAGCCTCCCACAGGTTGTACCCGTCGTGCGTCCCGAAGGCGTACCAGAACCCGTGCAGCTTTCCGCCGACCGACTCGATGTACGACTCAGCCGCCTTCCGGCGGTCCTCCGGGTGAGCGATCAGCCGCGCCCACGTGGCGGGCGTGTAGCTGAATTTCGTGAGATACAGCGGCATCGTCTCTCCTTGTTGCGGCACGCGCGGTTTCAGCCGTCACCCTGCTGTTCTTCCCAGGAGGATGCGTTCCACCCTGCCCGACAGCGTCCGGTCGCCCAGCGACACGAACAGCTCCCCTTCGGCGACCGAGAGCGCGAACGACATCCGGCGCTCCAGCGCGTCCGCCAGGCCGCGGATCAGGCCGCGGTCGATCGCGCGCAGCTCGAGCTCCGCGGCGCGGTGGATCCTCGCCCCCTCGAGCGACCCGAGCCACTGTCCGTGCTCCTTGTGGATGTAGACGACGACGCGCGCCGCCGCCTTCGAGGCGCGATGCAGCCGCTCGACCGAAGGGGTGCCGACGTCAATCCAGGTCTGCAGGGCGCCCGTCAGATCGCGGACGGCCATCGGCGGATCGTCGGCGTCGGACAGTCCGCGCGAGAACGCGATGCCGTCCGTGTGCTCGAGACAATACGCCAGCACTCTCGCGACGAGAAACGTGTCGGACTCCGACGGGTGGCGGGCGACGCGCAGGTCGAGGTGTTCGTAGACGCCGCGATCGGCGTCGGCGAGATCGATGTCGAACGTGAAGACCGAGGACGAGAGCGCCATCAGGGCCGGCCGCACGGCGCCCGCCGCCCGGCGTTCACTTCGGTTCGCGCTTCACCTGCTCCACCAGCGCCGAAAGGGCCTCCCGCGCGATGCCCCTGGTCGTGAACACCTTGACGTGCCGGACGTACTTGCCGCTGCCGGCGAGCAGCCGGTGCGGATCCTTCAGCGTCGATCCGGCGTAGAAGCCGAACTGGACGTGGTCCGGTTCGGCATGAATGTAGACCTTGGGCGCGCCGGCCAGCGTCCAGCAGCCCTGTCCCCATTTGACGGCGGGCGTGAACTCGGGAGCCGCCTTCCTGACGAGTCCGGCGAGCGCGTTGATCAGCCGCTGATTGCTGGCCGACTGGTCGCTCTTCCACTCGGCGAACGAGCCGTAGGCCTTCATCTTTTCCGGTTTCATGTCCCTCGGTGGCGCATCGACGGCCTGCGAGTCCGCCGTCGACCGCGGCACGGTTCAGCGCCAAATCGACGCCAGCACGTTCGGTGTGCCGCGGCACAGGCGAATCGCTTTGCTCAGCTCGTACTGGCACAATGCGCGGTCGTGCTCGCACGGCCGGCCCGTGACGTGCTTCTCCAGCACCGGCAACGCGCGCGCGTCCGCCAGTTGTCCCAGAGCCCAGACCGCGCGATTACGCGCCTGCAGCGTGTGGGCCGGTGATTCCACGTACGCCATCAAGGCCGTAACGGGGTCCCCTGGCCGTTCGGCCAGCGCGGCTTCGCTGGCGGCGTGAACCGCCGACTCGATGACCCACGTCGTGCCCACGGCGAATGCGGCGATCAGGACGAGCCCGATCAGAGACCCACGGGTGATGAGGCGCAGCCATCGGCGCGCGTTCCACGGTGTTCTGGCGCGAAGGGGAGTCGACATGTGTCCCTCACAGTTCGAGGCGAGGCGGGCGGCCCGGTACGGCGTCGCCGCCGTCGCTCATGATGGCACCGGTCGCCGCCGGCTGCAAACGCTCGCCCGGCCCGACGACGTACCGGTTGATGGCC
This genomic interval from Vicinamibacterales bacterium contains the following:
- a CDS encoding carboxypeptidase-like regulatory domain-containing protein, which translates into the protein MKLAVPFGLTALAVVIGSASGLAQRGAAPGANAAVAIDADDIGGVVTSRTGPEAGVWVIAETADLPTRFVRIVVTDDRGRYVLPDLPKANYDVWVRGYGLVDSAHVKSAPGARVNLTAIPAPDARAAAQYYPAGHWFSLMQVPGKNEFPGTGANGIAPGMKTQADFLRTLKSGTCWACHALGTKATREIPAALHATSSADGWQRRILSGQAGANMMQGMTSLGMERALTMFADWSDRIGKGELPPAPSRPQGLERNVVITEWDWADPKAYLHDEVSTDRRNPRLNANGLIYGALELSADYLPVLDPARNAAARVPLTVRDPATRPTSADMAAPSPYWGSEPIWTSRNNVHNPMFDGKGRVWITSAVRPPANPDFCKAGSDHPSAKLFPVNNASRHLAVYDPATKQLTHISTCFSTHHLMFAEDANDTLWTSGGGPVVGWLNTRLFDETHDEAKSQGWTALILDTNGNGRRDAYVEPNQPRDPAKDTRYGGGLYAVAPAPDGSIWGTSLGMPGAVVRLVPGANPPETALAEVFEPPFDDPKNPAFSPRGGDVDRNGVYWAALASGHLASFDRRKCKGPLNGPAATGRHCPEGWALYTEPLPQLKGVTDPGSAGASYYTWVDQFDVSGLGANTPINTGNGAEALLALKDGKWVVMRVPYPLGYYTKWVDGRIDEPSGGWKGRGIWSTVSTRAPFHMETGKGTTSKVVKFQLRPDPLAK
- a CDS encoding putative Ig domain-containing protein, producing the protein MRTLDPGRRRILLSAVFVLLFAVEARAGSTSLLLTGDPGDYITGGRTMYFTAADGAFTAYRNYDNGVSIGFNTPNFGHWWYLNFAAAGDQYLTPGVYANAIRWPFQLSTPGLSIYGDGRGCNVLSGSFEVKEVVYGPGAPGTAGSVLAFRATFEQHCEGWAAAARGEIRYNATVAIDMTAPSTMSVLERQPVAFTVRAADTDGRHVALSAAGVPQGALFVDNGDNTGTFSWLPLEGQAGTYLLTFRGDNGAGQVETIYTALDVIAVPPLNDDFSSPIVIEQFPYTNVQTTAKATSSYDDPFCAGSTHTVWYAFTPSNDMRVEFNTFGSDYDTTLAVYTGRRGALSQVACNDNAGGAQSRVRFDAQAGVTYWIMAGGYYWASSGRLQLNLLQAPPPLTIALALTESGGVDPTTGQAVVGGSITCSRPLLVSISGQLKQDHAQSSLTGRFALVVACDGTTDWTAAVVTSPGVFQGRAADLFVAGRAHVTATAEALDEDTGEKVQSNAAVRVVLRGGVR
- a CDS encoding PadR family transcriptional regulator, yielding MPLDTWHEQLRRGSLDLAILLTVSPGPRYGLSIIQHLEAFTDLVVTEGTIYPILGRLTREGLLAAEWVEGEAPHARKYYRLTRMGAKRLAEMIGEWRALGGKIERLIAEAERNGRGSH
- a CDS encoding GYD domain-containing protein — its product is MPLYLTKFSYTPATWARLIAHPEDRRKAAESYIESVGGKLHGFWYAFGTHDGYNLWEAPDNVSMAAVALAISGGGALSAFDTTVLLTVDETMEAMRKAGRIGYRAPGA
- a CDS encoding YaeQ family protein; the encoded protein is MRPALMALSSSVFTFDIDLADADRGVYEHLDLRVARHPSESDTFLVARVLAYCLEHTDGIAFSRGLSDADDPPMAVRDLTGALQTWIDVGTPSVERLHRASKAAARVVVYIHKEHGQWLGSLEGARIHRAAELELRAIDRGLIRGLADALERRMSFALSVAEGELFVSLGDRTLSGRVERILLGRTAG
- a CDS encoding DUF1801 domain-containing protein; protein product: MKPEKMKAYGSFAEWKSDQSASNQRLINALAGLVRKAAPEFTPAVKWGQGCWTLAGAPKVYIHAEPDHVQFGFYAGSTLKDPHRLLAGSGKYVRHVKVFTTRGIAREALSALVEQVKREPK